Genomic window (Culex pipiens pallens isolate TS chromosome 3, TS_CPP_V2, whole genome shotgun sequence):
CTGCTTCCCGGTTCAACCCGTGACTTTTTCAGCCCAACACGACTGGTAAGCTGAATCGTAGAAATAATGGCGGCACTTTTCTTTACTTTGGtttattttgtagattttgctgaGACCTTTCACGGACGTGGGACGTTCGGAACGTCGTTCAAGCACCACAAACTATCACTCATCGCGGACAAGCATTCAACGGCGACGAGAAATTGTGCTTGAGACGCCATAGGAACGTTAACAATCATCGATTCTGACAATTCTGATAGAAAACCAATGGTCAACTGATGACCTTTTAAAATAAATCGTAAGTAAAAGACCTTTTTTCTAAACAAACTTTACTTTCCTGTAAATTCTTCAAGAAAAAGCATTTAATTTAGATACGGTCAT
Coding sequences:
- the LOC120413749 gene encoding uncharacterized protein LOC120413749, whose amino-acid sequence is MTPNPHLSVACGEYCVFRLGSSCNRIEFKSPAEKDLVGETVQRSSAAELLPGSTRDFFSPTRLILLRPFTDVGRSERRSSTTNYHSSRTSIQRRREIVLETP